One window of Mixophyes fleayi isolate aMixFle1 chromosome 3, aMixFle1.hap1, whole genome shotgun sequence genomic DNA carries:
- the FBXO5 gene encoding F-box only protein 5 has protein sequence MLCGHKSYQSPKKLSPSKLKPVASPTKHDYEPCKGCESPLKPEYLENGVGHFSPIQVDTIKDKPVYNKENLLHRLGEVETNVDCSPLQDSGYSSILHNDSQYQDNDEFSPSTPSIQLFETPKQQTSQNEKIIPVLCTNSLPVLRFEEAVCSTLKKISKRSPKVNWDTVEEVASRGTFGLDKLIGKKMGLEKLDILGELFQRDFKHLLSKILRHLRAIDLINVISVSTTWRKILQRDNFAYSVYRQCHKEICEKEAKKSEYTATRDSSLFRLPLASVQKAASAVCCISKKKSNKKNKQAIFHSRFSEFNEVGKTLINNQSLKVCRDCGSPAKYDTLQHRAICTRESCQLDFCTLCNCEFHFSKDCVTRKSANRQNLLESLPGSKKSKNNLRRL, from the exons ATGTTGTGTGGTCATAAAAGTTACCAATCACCGAAGAAGTTGTCACCTTCAAAATTAAAACCAGTTGCTAGTCCAACCAAGCATGATTATGAACCTTGCAAAGGATGTGAATCCCCACTGAAGCCTGAGTACTTGGAAAATGGTGTTGGACATTTTTCTCCTATACAAGTGGATACAATTAAAGATAAACCTGTGTATAACAAGGAAAATCTTCTACATAGGCTAGGTGAGGTTGAAACAAATGTGGATTGTAGTCCTCTTCAGGACAGTGGCTATTCTTCAATCCTGCACAATGATTCTCAGTACCAAGATAATGATGAATTTAGCCCTAGCACTCCATCCATTCAACTGTTTGAGACACCAAAGCAACAAACCTCACAGAATGAAAAAATTATCCCGGTCTTATgcacaaattcattgcctgtacTCCGCTTCGAGGAAGCAGTGTGTTCCACGTTGAAGAAAATCTCTAAAAGAAGTCCAAAGGTTAACTGGGACACTGTTGAAGAAGTGGCTTCCCGTGGAACCTTTGGCCTTGATAAACTAATTGGTAAAAAAATGGGATTGGAGAAACTGGACATTCTTGGAGAGCTTTTCCAGAGAGACTTCAAGCATCTGCTCAGCAAAATTTTAAGACATCTTCGTGCAATTGATTTAATAAA TGTCATCAGTGTGAGCACAACATGGAGAAAAATCTTGCAGAGAGACAACTTTGCTTACAGTGTGTATAGACAATGTCATAAAGAAATATGT GAAAAAGAAGCAAAGAAATCGGAATATACTGCAACACGTGACTCTTCTCTCTTTAGGCTGCCCCTCGCCTCAGTACAAAAGGCTGCCAGTGCTGTGTGTTGTATTTCTaagaaaaaaagtaacaaaaagaaCAAGCAAGCAATATTTCACAGCCGCTTTTCAGAGTTTAATGAG gTTGGGAAAACACTGATTAATAACCAAAGCCTTAAAGTTTGTAGAGACTGTGGTTCTCCTGCTAAGTATGACACCTTGCAACACAGAGCAATTTGCACACGGGAAAGTTGTCAGTTGGACTTTTGCACACTTTGCAACTGTGAATTTCATTTTTCCAAAGATTGTGTGACCAGAAAAAGTGCAAATCGCCAAAACTTACTAGAATCTCTTCCTGGAagtaaaaagagcaaaaataatcTGCGAAGACTTTAA